A portion of the Calothrix sp. 336/3 genome contains these proteins:
- the murF gene encoding UDP-N-acetylmuramoyl-tripeptide--D-alanyl-D-alanine ligase encodes MAFSATLNQLIHVLGAKSVNLSGDTGTEVITGIQTDSRIIQSGEIFVAFRGEKFDGHDFVSTAIAKGAVAAIVDFDYNHPQFPLLQVENTLTAYQQLGRWWRDRLSIPVISVTGSVGKTTTKELIAGVLATQGRVHKTYGNFNNEIGVPKTLLELTEEHDFAVIEMAMRGRGQIAELTQIARPTIGIITNVGTAHIELLGSELAIAEAKCELLVEMPSESVAIMNYDNPLLRQVAAELWQGKVISFGFEGGDIQGTMVDSQTLKVADQEFILPLPGRHIAANYMAALAVARVLNIDWASLQSGIVVDMPGGRSQRYTLPNDVVILDETYNAAPEAMIAALNLLAETPGKRRIAVLGAMKELGERSPQLHQRVGETVRQLNLDALLVLADGEDAATIASSAQGIPTECFSNHGELVAGLNSFVQPGDRILFKAAHSVGLDQVVNQFRGKFAPV; translated from the coding sequence ATGGCTTTTTCTGCCACCTTAAACCAACTTATTCATGTCCTAGGGGCTAAATCTGTAAATCTGTCTGGTGATACTGGTACAGAAGTAATTACTGGTATTCAAACAGACAGTCGGATTATCCAATCAGGGGAAATTTTTGTTGCCTTTCGGGGGGAAAAGTTTGATGGACATGATTTTGTTTCCACCGCGATCGCCAAGGGTGCGGTAGCAGCAATTGTCGATTTTGACTACAACCATCCCCAGTTTCCCCTCTTACAGGTAGAAAATACCCTCACTGCCTATCAACAATTGGGTAGATGGTGGCGCGATCGCTTATCAATTCCAGTAATTTCTGTCACAGGCTCTGTGGGTAAAACTACGACCAAGGAATTAATCGCAGGGGTATTGGCAACCCAGGGACGAGTTCACAAAACCTATGGGAATTTTAATAACGAAATCGGTGTACCCAAGACACTGCTGGAATTAACAGAGGAACACGATTTTGCCGTGATTGAAATGGCGATGCGCGGTCGGGGACAAATTGCCGAGTTAACTCAGATTGCTCGCCCTACTATTGGTATTATTACGAACGTCGGTACAGCACATATTGAATTGCTCGGTTCGGAATTGGCGATCGCCGAAGCCAAATGTGAATTACTCGTAGAAATGCCCTCGGAAAGTGTAGCAATTATGAACTATGACAACCCCCTACTGCGGCAAGTTGCTGCTGAACTGTGGCAAGGGAAAGTCATCAGTTTTGGTTTTGAAGGTGGTGACATTCAGGGAACCATGGTTGATTCCCAGACTTTGAAAGTTGCCGACCAGGAATTTATTTTACCTCTGCCGGGACGACATATTGCCGCTAACTATATGGCAGCTCTAGCTGTGGCACGGGTATTAAATATTGATTGGGCAAGTCTGCAATCGGGGATTGTGGTAGATATGCCGGGAGGGCGATCGCAACGTTATACTTTACCCAATGATGTGGTAATCTTAGATGAGACTTACAATGCTGCACCAGAAGCGATGATTGCAGCTTTGAATTTACTCGCAGAAACCCCCGGAAAACGCAGAATCGCCGTACTCGGAGCGATGAAAGAATTAGGAGAGCGATCGCCCCAACTCCATCAACGGGTAGGTGAAACTGTGCGTCAGCTCAATCTTGATGCTTTACTAGTACTGGCAGATGGGGAAGATGCAGCAACTATTGCTAGTAGCGCTCAAGGTATACCCACCGAATGCTTTTCTAACCATGGGGAACTCGTTGCGGGGTTAAATTCCTTTGTACAACCTGGCGATCGCATCCTGTTTAAAGCTGCTCACTCCGTGGGTTTAGATCAGGTAGTTAATCAGTTTCGGGGAAAATTTGCCCCCGTTTAA
- the rfbB gene encoding dTDP-glucose 4,6-dehydratase, with amino-acid sequence MNHRRLLITGGAGFIGTNFVYHWLQNHPGDRVVVLDALTYAGNRANLASLETQENFRFVQGDIGDRLLIDQLLSQEKIDTIAHFAAESHVDRSILQPGAFIQTNVVGTFTLLEAFRQHWEQQKQPSEYRFLHVSTDEVYGSLNPTDTPFTETTPYAPNSPYSASKAGSDHLVRAYYHTYNLPTIITNCSNNYGSYQFPEKLIPLMCINILQGKPLPIYGDGKNVRDWLYVGDHCSALDIVINQGIPGETYNIGGDNEVENIKLVEMLCTLMDELAPELPVSPSSKLITFVKDRLGHDRRYAIDASKITNQLGWQPSVTVEQGLRLTVKWYLSHFEWWQALLSEDYQAYYQQNYQK; translated from the coding sequence ATGAATCATCGTCGTTTACTAATTACTGGTGGTGCTGGTTTTATTGGTACCAACTTCGTCTATCATTGGCTACAAAACCATCCAGGGGATAGAGTCGTAGTTCTAGATGCTTTAACCTATGCAGGGAATCGGGCAAATTTAGCAAGTTTAGAGACACAAGAGAATTTTCGGTTTGTGCAAGGAGATATTGGCGATCGCCTGCTTATTGATCAACTATTATCCCAGGAAAAAATTGATACCATTGCCCACTTTGCTGCTGAGTCCCATGTCGATAGGTCAATTCTCCAGCCCGGTGCATTCATTCAAACAAATGTAGTCGGTACTTTCACGCTCCTAGAAGCCTTTCGCCAACACTGGGAACAACAAAAACAGCCCTCAGAATATCGCTTTCTCCACGTCTCCACCGACGAAGTTTACGGCAGTCTCAACCCCACAGACACCCCCTTTACGGAAACCACACCCTACGCACCCAATAGCCCCTACTCCGCTTCTAAAGCTGGCAGTGACCATCTAGTACGTGCTTATTATCACACTTACAACCTGCCCACCATCATTACCAACTGTTCTAATAATTACGGTTCCTACCAATTCCCAGAAAAACTCATCCCTTTGATGTGTATTAATATATTGCAGGGCAAACCCTTACCCATATACGGAGATGGGAAAAATGTCCGTGACTGGTTATATGTCGGCGACCATTGTAGCGCTTTAGACATAGTAATTAATCAAGGGATTCCTGGAGAAACCTATAATATTGGTGGTGACAACGAGGTAGAAAATATCAAGCTGGTAGAGATGCTGTGTACATTAATGGATGAACTTGCCCCAGAATTACCAGTTTCTCCTAGCAGTAAATTAATTACCTTTGTTAAGGATAGATTGGGACATGATCGCAGGTATGCTATTGATGCCAGCAAAATCACAAATCAGTTAGGTTGGCAACCTTCAGTGACGGTGGAACAAGGTTTACGATTAACAGTGAAATGGTATCTTAGTCATTTCGAGTGGTGGCAAGCCTTACTTTCGGAGGATTACCAGGCATACTACCAGCAAAATTACCAAAAGTAA